A single Primulina eburnea isolate SZY01 chromosome 11, ASM2296580v1, whole genome shotgun sequence DNA region contains:
- the LOC140804767 gene encoding transcription elongation factor TFIIS-like, which translates to MEKELTELFETVKRAADVADNSPGEEDRCIGALKQLKKFPVNYQVLVSTQVGKRLRQLTKHKSDKIRVLASDVVEMWKSIIVEETMKKKNGSTSYGDSVGAEPASSSDTNEHKKYQRTNSIKTEQKSTAKNVHLLKSETSTILKSEKTDVVTTTKKESGEHRPVNMKVKEKASFELRVPASDPIGPPKLTSLVYCKDSLRDKIREIIADALCKVSSEVDDDLREQANICDPFRVAVLVESAMFEKWGKSNGAQKFKYRSIIFNIKDPNNPDFRRKLLLGDIEPYAVPDLTAEEMASDERQIQNEKIKEKALFNSELGGPPKASTNEFTCSRCKKKETTYYQLQTRSADEPMTTFVTCVNCNKRWKF; encoded by the exons ATGGAGAAGGAGCTGACTGAACTTTTTGAGACGGTGAAGAGAGCCGCAGACGTGGCTGATAACTCGCCAGGGGAAGAAGATCGGTGCATTGGAGCTTTAAAGCAGCTCAAGAAATTCCCTGTCAATTATCAAGTCCTTGTTTCCACACAG GTAGGGAAACGTCTCCGCCAACTGACAAAGCATAAAAGTGACAAGATCAGGGTCTTGGCTTCTGATGTGGTTGAGATGTGGAAGAGCATAATTGTCGAGGAAACAATGAAAAAGAAGAATGGGAGTACTAGCTACGGCGATTCGGTTGGTGCTGAACCTGCCTCGAGTTCGGACACCAACGAGCACAAGAAATATCAGAGGACAAACTCCATTAAGACTGAGCAAAAATCCACAGCTAAGAATGTGCACCTCTTAAAGTCAGAAACATCAACTATCcttaaaagtgagaaaactgACGTTGTGACAACAACAAAGAAAGAATCTGGAGAACACAGACcggtaaacatgaaagttaaAGAGAAGGCGAGTTTTGAATTGCGAGTACCAGCATCGGATCCTATTGGACCGCCAAAACTAACTTCTCTTGTTTACTGCAAAGATTCATTGCGAGACAAAATCCGAGAAATTATTGCAGATGCACTGTGCAAAGTGTCTAGTGAGGTTGACGATGATTTAAGAGAACAAGCAAATATCTGTGACCCTTTCCGAGTCGCTGTTTTAGTCGAGAGCGCAATGTTCGAGAAATGGGGCAAATCGAATGGTGCCCAAAAGTTCAAATACAGATCCATTATTTTCAACATCAAGGATCCCAACAACCCAGATTTCCGTAGAAAACTCTTGCTTGGGGATATTGAGCCTTATGCCGTTCCTGATTTGACAGCAGAGGAAATGGCCAGTGACGAAAGGCAGATTCAGAATGAGAAAATCAAAGAAAAAGCATTGTTTAACAGTGAGCTTGGAGGGCCTCCAAAGGCGAGCACTAACGAGTTTACTTGCAGTAGATGTAAGAAGAAGGAGACTACTTACTATCAGCTGCAAACTCGGAGTGCTGATGAGCCCATGACCACATTCGTAACATGCGTAAACTGCAATAAGCGCTGGAAGTTTTGA
- the LOC140805322 gene encoding uncharacterized protein isoform X1: MENSSSSRFVFRYFHHIALKSAPGNPTTSGISNFITKNLKIIQNHAFSTWSSNSHIPNISSAPNVYGNYVRFLLNRSNLGSTYFPSKNYETGSTKIAEKMRATVTKAFTRYREAGRLQREAFWKRNYLVILGAGGLVVCILLWRVLFGIANMFIGFSEGMAKYGFLALSSAIVAFTGLYVRARFTINPDTVYRMEMRRLNTSAGILEVMGVRAPLTGTDLRAFVMSGGVITLKSFQPRLRSKGCFLIFPIHGSERKGLISVEVKKKKGQYDMKLLAVDIPMASGPDQRLFLIGDEEEYRIGGGLISELRDPVVRAMAATKEFEDRDEMEDEEDAARELQEAERKRWEEIEKLEINDTQ; encoded by the exons atGGAGAATTCTTCATCATCAAGATTTGTTTTCAGGTATTTTCATCACATTGCATTGAAGTCCGCTCCTGGAAATCCCACTACCAGTGGTATTTCCAATTTCATCACAAAAAACCTTAAAATAATCCAGAACCATGCTTTTTCTACATGGTCATCAAATTCTCACATACCCAATATTTCATCGGCACCCAATGTTTACGGGAATTATGTCAGATTTTTGCTGAACAGAAGTAATTTGGGGTCTACGTACTTTCCATCTAAGAATTATGAGACAGGCTCTACAAAAATTGCGGAAAAAATGAGGGCAACTGTTACGAAGGCGTTTACACGCTATAGGGAGGCGGGGAGGCTTCAAAGGGAGGCATTTTGGAAGAGAAATTATTTGGTGATACTGGGTGCTGGTGGGCTGGTGGTGTGCATTTTGCTGTGGAGGGTCTTGTTTGGGATTGCTAatatgtttattgggttttcTGAAGGCATGGCAAAGTATGGATTTCTAGCTCTTTCCTCGGCTATTGTGGCATTCACG GGCTTGTATGTTCGTGCAAGATTCACAATAAATCCAGATACAGTTTACAGAATGGAAATGAGGAGATTAAATACATCCGCTGGAATCCTTGAGGTCATGGGCGTCCGCGCCCCACTCACTGGAACAGATTTGCGAGCCTTTGTGATGTCGGGTGGGGTTATAACACTGAAGAGTTTCCAGCCAAGACTAAGGAGCAAAGGATGTTTTCTTATTTTCCCCATACATGGTTCAGAAAGGAAAGGCTTAATTAGTGTTGAAGTCAAGAAGAAAAAAGGCCAG TATGATATGAAGTTACTGGCAGTGGATATTCCCATGGCAAGCGGACCTGATCAACGGCTGTTTTTGATCGGGGATGAAGAAGAGTATCGGATTGGTGGCGGTTTGATTTCTGAACTACGAGATCCTGTTGTCAGAGCTATGGCAGCAACTAAGGAGTTTGAAGATCGTGATGAAATGGAGGATGAGGAGGATGCTGCAAGGGAACTTCAAGAAGCAGAAAGAAAACGTTgggaagagatcgaaaagctgGAAATAAATGACACTCAGTAG
- the LOC140805322 gene encoding uncharacterized protein isoform X2 codes for MENSSSSRFVFRYFHHIALKSAPGNPTTSGISNFITKNLKIIQNHAFSTWSSNSHIPNISSAPNVYGNYVRFLLNRSNLGSTYFPSKNYETGSTKIAEKMRATVTKAFTRYREAGRLQREAFWKRNYLVILGAGGLVVCILLWRVLFGIANMFIGFSEGMAKYGFLALSSAIVAFTGLYVRARFTINPDTVYRMEMRRLNTSAGTDLRAFVMSGGVITLKSFQPRLRSKGCFLIFPIHGSERKGLISVEVKKKKGQYDMKLLAVDIPMASGPDQRLFLIGDEEEYRIGGGLISELRDPVVRAMAATKEFEDRDEMEDEEDAARELQEAERKRWEEIEKLEINDTQ; via the exons atGGAGAATTCTTCATCATCAAGATTTGTTTTCAGGTATTTTCATCACATTGCATTGAAGTCCGCTCCTGGAAATCCCACTACCAGTGGTATTTCCAATTTCATCACAAAAAACCTTAAAATAATCCAGAACCATGCTTTTTCTACATGGTCATCAAATTCTCACATACCCAATATTTCATCGGCACCCAATGTTTACGGGAATTATGTCAGATTTTTGCTGAACAGAAGTAATTTGGGGTCTACGTACTTTCCATCTAAGAATTATGAGACAGGCTCTACAAAAATTGCGGAAAAAATGAGGGCAACTGTTACGAAGGCGTTTACACGCTATAGGGAGGCGGGGAGGCTTCAAAGGGAGGCATTTTGGAAGAGAAATTATTTGGTGATACTGGGTGCTGGTGGGCTGGTGGTGTGCATTTTGCTGTGGAGGGTCTTGTTTGGGATTGCTAatatgtttattgggttttcTGAAGGCATGGCAAAGTATGGATTTCTAGCTCTTTCCTCGGCTATTGTGGCATTCACG GGCTTGTATGTTCGTGCAAGATTCACAATAAATCCAGATACAGTTTACAGAATGGAAATGAGGAGATTAAATACATCCG CTGGAACAGATTTGCGAGCCTTTGTGATGTCGGGTGGGGTTATAACACTGAAGAGTTTCCAGCCAAGACTAAGGAGCAAAGGATGTTTTCTTATTTTCCCCATACATGGTTCAGAAAGGAAAGGCTTAATTAGTGTTGAAGTCAAGAAGAAAAAAGGCCAG TATGATATGAAGTTACTGGCAGTGGATATTCCCATGGCAAGCGGACCTGATCAACGGCTGTTTTTGATCGGGGATGAAGAAGAGTATCGGATTGGTGGCGGTTTGATTTCTGAACTACGAGATCCTGTTGTCAGAGCTATGGCAGCAACTAAGGAGTTTGAAGATCGTGATGAAATGGAGGATGAGGAGGATGCTGCAAGGGAACTTCAAGAAGCAGAAAGAAAACGTTgggaagagatcgaaaagctgGAAATAAATGACACTCAGTAG